In a single window of the Arachis hypogaea cultivar Tifrunner chromosome 6, arahy.Tifrunner.gnm2.J5K5, whole genome shotgun sequence genome:
- the LOC112756097 gene encoding uncharacterized protein — MESGLPLLHCLLQHTLRNLCSSSTSSTSDSSSSSSSKWVYAVFWRIVPRNFPPPRWEFGGSALDRSKGNKRNWILVWEDGFCDFNECQHGRSLNERFGAEVFFKMSHEVYNFGEGLLGKVAADNSHKWVYGDTQNGCESDYVGTWNSSSDHQPRAWEFQFNSGIQTVAVIGVREGLVQLGSFNKIAEDLNIVMSIQRKFSYLQSIPGVFAIQRPSYLPIQQQNPYLAKSNFQIMDSNNDMPLSNYNMVINQIGSINNNNSSSRILEEKSNYFSMVAINMMGRNNNNNNNNNNNNNNNNNNNSLQDGTQQGPMQQQSLWSGPSTLPNMSCSLGALLSRLPNEVPSCFNPNSQVLETNNRMIINTTSQRVKIEDCGFHLGGDADHKENARS; from the exons ATGGAAAGTGGATTACCCTTGCTTCATTGTCTCTTGCAACATACTCTTAGAAACCTAtgctcttcttcaacttcttctacttcagattcttcttcttcttcttcttccaaatgGGTTTATGCTGTTTTTTGGAGAATTGTACCAAGAAACTTTCCTCCTCCAAG GTGGGAATTTGGTGGAAGTGCTCTTGATCGTTCCAAAGGGAACAAAAGAAACTG GATCCTTGTTTGGGAAGATGGATTCTGTGATTTCAATGAATGCCAACATGGAAGGAGCTTGAATGAAAGGTTTGGAGCTGAAGTATTCTTCAAAATGTCTCATGAAGTTTACAATTTTGGAGAAGG attattagGGAAAGTGGCTGCAGATAATAGTCACAAATGGGTTTATGGTGACACTCAAAATGGGTGTGAATCTGACTACGTTGGTACATGGAATTCTTCAAGTGATCAT CAACCAAGAGCTTGGGAGTTTCAGTTCAATTCAGGGATTCAG ACTGTTGCTGTCATTGGTGTTAGAGAAGGCTTAGTGCAACTTGGTTCATTTAACAAG ATTGCTGAAGATCTGAACATAGTGATGAGCATACAAAGAAAATTCAGCTACCTTCAAAGCATACCAGGTGTGTTTGCAATTCAAAGACCATCATACTTACCTATCCAACAACAAAATCCATACCTTGCAAAATCCAATTTCCAAATCATGGACTCCAATAATGACATGCCTCTCTCAAACTACAACATGGTGATCAACCAAATTGgatcaattaataataataatagtagtagcaGAATACTTGAAGAAAAATCAAACTATTTTTCCATGGTAGCAATCAACATGATGggaaggaataataataataataataataataataataataataataataataataataataatagcctACAAGATGGAACACAACAAGGGCCAATGCAACAACAAAGTCTTTGGTCAGGTCCTTCTACTTTGCCAAACATGTCTTGTAGTCTTGGTGCATTGCTATCAAGGCTCCCTAATGAAGTTCCATCATGCTTTAATCCCAACTCTCAAGTTCTTGAAACCAATAATAGGATGATCATCAACACCACAAGCCAAAGGGTCAAGATTGAAGATTGTGGATTTCATCTTGGTGGTGATGCTGATCATAAAGAAAACGCCAGGTCGTAA